The genome window TTCAGACCAATGTGCACATATTTAATTTGATAAATTTCCCTTAAAGTTTTTGTTTTTTTGTTGCATTGCTCCTTTAAAGGAGTGATTCTTTAGTTAATTTGATTTACTCAAAAGTGTACAAAGATACACTTATTGAAACTAGTGGCAGTTTGTAGAGTCAGGTACTATACATTTGTAATGTCTCACTATATGAATAAATCTGAAAGCGGGTGAAGATTGACTTCCAATCTCCTTCACCAGCTGGATGTAAGATGTTCAACAAGATGACAGATCCCAGCTGGCAGTGATGGAGAGTGCTACAGCTGCCCTCAGGCACAGGAGGTCAATCAGCCACACTTAATCCCTCCTAAACCCTACCTGATGAAAGGTAGACATATGGGGAATGAGTGAAGCCAGGATCCAGGCTCGACTGCCCTGATACCATGGTTGAATGGGCCTAATATCAAGGCTCAGAGATGAGGAAGAGCTATCTGTGTCACGTACTACTGATGAGCTTAGAACTGTGGGGCTGCACTCCAGCATTAAGCAGTTACATTCAGGAAAGGAGTAAAGCAATGGGAAAAAAAACCTGGAGGGAACAAAAAACCTACCGTTGCAGTGTATGGATAATAAACCTCTGTGTCAATCCCACCATTAGACTGAACATAGTTGAAGGCGTTGCCCATTAACCCGCCATTGCACCCATGGTTGCCCTCAGAATTGGAGCAGTCGACCAGGTTCTGTTCACTCAAGGAGATGAGCTTCCCTGTCTTCTTGTATGTCTGTCCCTCAAGGGCACCAACAGCACTGAAAGCCCAGCATGAGCCACAATGCCTCTGCAATAACAATAACTGATATTAATACAGTAATAGCAGCAACATCTCAAACGAAGCTTTTAGATACATTACAGCTTAAGGATGACACACAGTAAACATAGTCCAGATAATAGAAAAAGAATTGAGGTGGGAGCATGTCAGAGGTCCAGTAAGTGTCAGCGAAAATTAAACATCTATTCATACCCACAATCTTCCAATCTCAGTTCAATTTGTTCAGAGAAGCATCTTTTCATAGTCAGAGATTGAGAGAAGGGTCAGAGATAATGCTATCCCCCTACCAAGGGGTTAGTCTCAATGGGAGACTCTTAGGAGTTAGAGAGTGATGAAGACTTTGCTGCAAAGCAAGTTTCAAGGCCTGAGCTAGTGAAAGTTCCTTCGAGACCCATTTTGGGCAGAAATATAAAATAACTATATCTAATGGTATTGACGGAATTCTACCCCCTCGCCcgtcacggaattggagcgggcgaggggcggacaatggaaatgtccgttgacctcgggcgggaatttccggtctcgctcgagcgaggctagaaaatcccgccctatgtctcTGACTCTCCGCATGCTATGTTCTGAATATCTGAAGCTGCACTAACAGGGCAGGCACCACGTTCTCCAGAGGGAGGGATGAGGAGTCAGCTTAGGCTTTGCTATGTAACTTCTACTTCATGAATATCACAGTCAGAGGTTTGGGGCTATTCTGTCCACTTCTCAATCTGAGATTGATGTAGGGCATGAGGTAAATCTCCCTGTACAAGACATTACCACAGAGAAAGTGATCAGTCAACGGAAAGATGGGAATCACTGCAAACCTGTAGGTTTCTAAGGGTTGAAGCAGTGATTTGAAACCAGCCTGTCTGCTCCTCTGCAGCTTCAGAAGAAAACCTTGGCCTCATTGCGCTCCTCCCCTTGATTGCACTGCACTCCCAATCCCCCTTCTTAATGTACGCCCTGGCCTGTTCCTGCAGCTCCCAAGCAAACAGTTATCCGCaacagtgggcagcactgtggttagcactgcagcctcgcagcacgaggggcccaggttcgattccggcctcgggtcactgtctgtgtagggtttgcatgttctccccatgtctgcgtgggtttcctctgggtgctccggtttcctcccacagtccaaaagacatgctggttaggcaggttggccatgctaaattagcccttagtgtcccaagatgtgtaggttagggggattagtggagtaaatatttccccttagtatcgggggattacgtggggttacaaggataggatctggatgggattgttgtcggtgcagactcgaagagctaaatggcctccttctgtactgtagggattctatgaacctgaaaTATCGTGCCCCCAGCCTAGTAGTGTTTCCCACTGGATTGGGAGGCTGATGTGGGGACCATCCAGCTGAAGCCCACTGGTAAAATCCCAGGGACTGACACTGGGCAGACTCAGACAGTTTCTAGTCTGCCTCTCCCCCGGTCCAAACTTACACTGGGAGTTTAAATCAGGGATTTTGTTCCTAGTCAATTCGAAGTGTCAGATTGGAGGTTTTGTGGAATTCTGGAGACGTTGTAAGATGACATTATGGTTTCTTCAGGTAGCTTAGTCACCATCCTCACCACTTTACCTGGTTTTTCACGTCAGTAACGTAACCTTTGCTTCTCCAATCAATGCTCTGGGGAATTCTGGATGGTTTGGGCCTAGCTGAAGCAGGCTCCTCCTTCCTGGTTGAGTTTTTCATTTCATGTAGATGCAGTTGATTCATAAATTGATTGAACTCCTCAGATGTCTGTAAGCCAGATAGATTGTTACAGTTAGTTCCAGCACCAAAATCTCCTTAAACCCATAAACCAAATAAACCGGTCAGACATTACACCCCAACACTGCCCCTGGTTTCCAGTGGAGGAGGCTGCTTGCCATTGGACGCctatgggattttccggtcacgcCAGTGTATGCAGCATTTTGCGTGGCTTACCCGTCCCACCGCTGGGGAACCCACCACTGGGAGTTACTTTcggtgagaccagaagatcctgaaGGTGGGaagagccggaaaatcccacccggcaACTCTCACCGTGACTTTACAACTGTGAGAAGCTTGTGATTGGTCCAATCTACAGCTGGAAATGATGGAATGGAACATTCCCTTCAGGCTGAAACAAGCCCAGGACCAGTTAACCTGTGTACCCCTATTAATAAATGTTCATTCTTTCCTATATATATTAAGGCAGGTTGGATTGAATACTGAGACTGGAATTCTTCCTGGCCCTGGGCTTTCCTCACTCTGCTGCTCTTCCAAAGCTCATGACTCATACTGGACTCTAGTTGCATCCCTCCAAGCGGCTGTTCTTTCAAGCACAAGCCTCCAGTCAGCAAGTTATTCTACAACGTTGGCATCACAGTTCGGGCCAGCCCTGTTCTTGCTTAATGTCCGCTGGGAATTGTTCAATGGGGATCAGTCGGCAAATCTCCCTGTCCAGGCTTGTTAAACCTGACAACACCCTCAGGGgcgggattcatagaatcatagattgaatcatagaatccctacaatgcagaaggaggccatttggcccacaagatctgcaccgaccacaatcccatccaggccctgtaaccccacatatttaccctgctaatccccctgacactggggtcaatttagcacagccaatccacgtaacctgcacatctttggactgtgggaggaaactggagcacctggaggaaaaccacgcagacacgaggagaatgtgcaaactccacacagacagtgacccaaggctggaattcaacccgagtccctggcgctgtgaggcagtggtggtaaccactgtgccaccgtgccaccctcaaattCTCCAATTTCGTCTGTGCCGGCCCCaaagccagcgagaacggagaatctcGTGgccaaccaaaactccattcactgcagcaggaccggagaatcccagccgcggacgaggtCGGAGGTTCTTGGCGCAGATCTCTACACCTTGACAGATGTGGGGTGGGAAAGTGACGACATTTTCATGGAGCTTTGAGAAGAAAGGGAGTTTGGAGGAGGTTCAGTGGCTGGGGGGTAGATCAGGTAGTTCAAGCATGAAGGTCAAGCACGATCCCGCTTTTTGGCATAAACGGGACGGTATTGGAAGGGAATCTGGAAAATAGATCTTACTGCGGGAGGTCTGGCTGTTCTGAATTTTGGGTGGATTATGATTCACGCTTCTACGTGGGAGAAGCAGATCAGAGTCAGAAGGAGCTCAGTGCTCCCAATGTATCTACTAGACGGATCAGAAAGTAGAGGTTCCTCAGACATTTTTAAGATGATCCTTAGCTGCAGCCAATGAATACTCGAAGCAAATATGATGCTCTGTCATCTTCAGTCCCTTGGCATTTTGAGACTTAAAGGCTTCCACAAGTTCACCTCCTTGCTGCTGGAGGTTCCCTGCTGCGGCAATCTGCTGCTCCTCCAATCCCGACGCTGCTGCCTTTAAAGAGCCTCAGCAACCTCGTGATGGACTTCCTGCCACCGAATGCCGAGCTCACCAGCACCATGAAGCTGGTTCTTGTATTTAAATGAGGCTCCACCATTAAAATGGAGCAGGTGGCCAGAGCAATCTGCCCATCAACCGCCCATCTGGTATGTGACGGAGGTGACCATTCACCCAGTGTGCCACTTGATAGTGATCACTGGATAGTGACTGTGCTTCTGGGACACTGTGTCCATTGTATTGCCCCTTTTCCCACCCTGATTCAGTTCAACACAATATAGATTTGAGATTGAGCCTTGGGCATTTCTGGTCAATATTCAATCGCCCATGCTGTGGTCTATATCATAGAAACCAAATGATTTATTGTGATATAACAGTTGTATTCGTACTCACAAGGTCTCCAAAGTGGTTCATTCCCATCTGAAATGTGTGCTTCCCCATCGAATGTTCCAGGTTATGAAGCTCGATTAATTTCAAATTTTTCTCCCACACCATCCTTCTATAATTCCCTTCATCCTtagagagaaagaggaaaagaAACAGATCATGTGACaagttttatatttaaaaaacacTCTCAGCAGTTCCTAAGGTGTAGTTGCTGTCATATCCTCGCCCACGTTTCTCAGAGAGCGAAAGAGTGGGAGGATACAAAGGCTGATTAAAGTCTCCGAGAGGCCACAACAGGAACACAACTGTCAGACACTGAGACGCGTGCTTGATCGTGGCTGCAACTTTTTGGCACTGCTGATGGAGGCAACCATCTCATTTTGAGAACAACGACAGCTAAGCCTCCAAGGCTGTTGAGCAGGTTTAACTCCTAGTTGTCTTGTAAGGAGTCGCTGATACATCCCTGTGTGGCAGCACAGAATGGTACGTGTCAGGTGGAAAAatttagaatttagcatggccaatgcacctaacccagcacgaaactggagcacccggaggaaacccacacagacacggggagaacgcgcagactccacacagacagtgacccaagccgggaatcaaacccaggtccctggcactgtaaagcagcagtgctaaccactgtgccactccaatgTCCCTATTCCGGTAAATTAATTTAAAGAAAACACTTGCACCTCTTCAAAAGTCACCAACTGAGGCGATTAAAAGATATAAATAGAAACACACTTCCGTGTATTTGGAACGCAAAGGGATGTTTTTGTTTATTGAAGCAGAAGTATCTTAGCAGAGGCTGCAAATCCTGCATGTGATGAATAAGAGGGAACAGGGAAGTGAAACCACCCTGAAGCCATTTTGTGTTCAGACAAATACAAATGGAAACTAGTGGCTTATCACAGAAAAAAGTATCGTCTGAAACCTATCCAATTATTTCATGCTCAGGGCTTGGAAATCAGCTCCAAACTGGAGTTCTAGACAAAGCCAAATCAGAGAGGTACCAGGACTGATTTTCCCTTGGCAAGTTAAAGAATTGTCAGCCATAGCTTATCAAAGCAATGCTATTATTGCAAGGGTATTTTTGGAGAAGAGTTTGTGCTTTGTTAGACGAAGAAAGGTGAAAATGCTTAAAGCAGGCGAACCTCCAGCCCGTGAGACATTTGCAGCGCCAAGGCATTTTGATCCAGTCCTCCAGGCTGTTCAACCACTGAAGACTTCATGAAAAATACTGTGCGTCTGCTCATTCAATCACAGGTTGGTATTTCCAGACActggctgctgataggctcactgGTAGGAACCAGCCTGTGATTGGACGTACTgaactggttggggggagggggggtgggcggcatgggggggtgggggggggggcacagtgccatgctgtgtgggagtgagagacagcaagggCGAGAGTGAGCATGCCTTACTCCCAGTCTCAggtttctcactcactctcacccaccaACACATGCACAGGCGCCCACCCACAcattgtgtgtgagggtgagtgagtgagtacccCGAGATTgagtgagccacacacacacacacacacacacacacattcacacactcaccctctcacctgGTCAATTAtataaattactttttaaaaaaacttatcaAGTGAATGCTGTGACATTGCTTTACTTTTGCTCAGCAATTGTTTCTTTCCTTAATACCGCAAccttattttaaaattcaattgaATATTGTGCCTAGCCTTTCCGAAATGTGTTCACCAGCCCCGAGTAAGGAGCAATTGGAAATGGAGCTTCCCTAAGCAGAGAGAATGGTAACCCCGACTTAAAGCTAGAGGGATGTCTTCTTGATAAGAGACAGAGCAGTGAAAAACTGACTGTTCTCCTTGGCCCCGTCTCCATAGAGAGGTGAGGCCTACATGAGGTGAGCTGTACCAGTGAGAAGCAGAGTTGACTGTAAATGTTCCTACTACTCTGCTCTGTATGGACAGGTGCTATAGTTTCTAGCTGCTTCCATCGGGCACAGCAAAAACATTGCTGTTAAACAACCTAGAGTAAAGAATGGGAGTATAGAAATAGCTGGTGTGCCATCTTCAGATAATCCCAAcacagttcagaagaggccattcaacccatcgagtctgagactgtgggaggaaaccggagcacccggaggaaacccatgcagacacgggaagaacgtgcagactccgaacagacagtgacccaaggccggagtcgaacccaggtcactggagctgtgaggcagcagtgctaactactgtgccaccatgccgccttcttCGGGATTGCACTTCACAAAGAGAAATTGGAAGAGAGAAACAAGAGAGCTCCTCCCGCCTCATTCTTCCATTGGGTTTGTGCATACACAGGCAGAGAGGCCTAGTGACAACAGGCTGGGTCAACCCAGGAAGTCCCAGGGCGGGATAGTGTATGTCATCAGTCACTCGCCCCTTTTCCTTATCCCAGCAGCTGATGCCCACTAAAAGGCCTCATCCTGCCGCCACTGGCATTCACCCAGTAGCAGCAGGGCGATTGTCCATGTGGGAAGCCCGAAAAGTAAACCCCGTCAGGGATATTTGTGGCCCCCCAAGAGGGGCCCGTGCTTCAAagacactcagtgcctgatcaagggacTGGGAAAGGGGGCAGGTTAGGAGAAGGGGGGGTTGGTACCCACTGAGAATCAAGCCCCTGCTATTGCTGCTGACGGTACTCCCCCTCCATCCTGCAAACCCCACTCCCTGATGTACTTGGGATTTAATGCTTCCCCTCATTTCCTTCCCTTGCTGCCCATGAGGGATGAAGGTTGGAGAGAGGCTGTCCCATTCTACATGAACCGAGTGCAGGGAGGTCTACTGAACCTCGAGAGTTTTAAATGGAGGTCGTGCTCCCTCCATGGCTTCGACTTGGCTGCTGTCCGGCCTGTTGCGTACAGAACCTCACAACGTCAAAACAGATTAGGATAATGCAGAGGGGAAGTAGGCGATGTTTCAGGAGCCCTGATTCTCTGATTGTTGGAGGAACTGTTTTGAGTGGACACAATGTGCCCGTACCTGCACTGCACTGAGCTGACCTGGCCTAACATGGTTCAATGTAAAGACACTCTCCCAATCACAGAAAGGTGGGACTTAACCGAGATAATTCTCTAAAATACAGACGTTAGAATATATGAAAGAAGAACAGAAATGAGCTAACAATGCTGCCCTTCATTTTACCATCACTGGCTATTCAGGATTAAACCATGGAAGTTTTTTCAGATAACCATGGAACcatttttcagataaagctcggcacaacatcgtgggccgaagggcctgttctgtgctgtactgttctatgttctatgtaagttgGATACAGTTTCTGGTTCTGGGCTTCACGGTGGATATTCAGCTGTTGGGAGTTGGAAATGTTCATGTTTTAGCCACTTACCTCAGTATAGTCTTTGTTGTGAAATGACTTCCAGTTCAACCACGCATCGTCTAATGTAGGATCATGTGTGTGCACAGAGGCAACAGCCAGAAAGGACACCGCCAAGCAAGTGGAAAAGAAGGAGGCCTTCATTATGGGTAATCTAATAGAATGAATACACCAGGATCAGTGGCAGACAATTGATCACTATTCACATACAGTGACATGCTTGCAATAGTTTGCAGCTTATGTCCAACTTGGATCTGTTTAATCCTAAATCCTAATCTCTAAAGTGAAGAAACTTGAGCCTTTTTATGGTGCATTTGTATTAAGCAGCTGATTCACGTACAGTATCAGTGAGGTGAGATGTGCCCCCCTGGCAGGGCAGTATCCCTAGGCAGGTGCTGCCATCGATGTTGGATGGAGCGTTCCACCTTGGCATTCTGACCATGGGTGGCAGAAAACTGCCATTTCCGcagtgctgtctctgtgtgtcttacACTAATGTTGCATAAATAAATGCTGATGATTTCGCAGCTGTGACACTGGGAAGTGAAAACAGGTCAAACACGGTCCCCTTTAGCATCTGAGaattttcacagaattgttacagtgcagaaggaggccatttggcccattgtgtctgcaccagctctccaaattagcattttgacttagtgccattcccccgtacccctgcacattgtttctattcaaataatcattgaatgccctcttgaatgccttggttaaacctgcctccaccatacttccaggcagtgcatcccagacccTAAACCATTCGCTGTGTGCTTTCTTTACCCCATGTCACATTTTCAATCGCAGCATCAGCTCAATAATCTGTGTGGTCAGTTCTGCACCGTCATTGCCCAGTGCTCTGAATTCCAATTTGTCATTTAAATTCAGAGCTTCAACAGCCTTAGTACAAGGTTGTAcatggagaaactgtttccagttgaAGGCAAGTTCAGAAAAGAGGAAAAATAAATACAGGAAACCCAGTAACCGGTCAAATAAAGAATTTAGGAGaatgtttacactgagggtggtgcgATTGCAGAGTGTCCTGTCACATGGCGTGGTTGGATCAGATGGTGTTGAGGCATTCAGGTTATTTACACTTTGGCGAAACCACCCAACTCCATCCCTGTCTCAgttcatcagctgctgaaacccttgtCCGGACTTTATCAACCCAGACTTGAATGTCCCAATGCAATCCTGGCCAACTCATGTGATCTACCCGCCATTAACTTGTAACGTTCTGCAGCCGTGTCCTAATTTACACCATATTCCATTCACCCATCATGCTGTGCTTTctgatctacactggctctcggtgaagcaacacctcaattttaaaattctcacccttgttttcaaaaccTTCCATTTTTTCAGCAATCtgccccaaccccacaaccctaGGCAATTCTCCAATTCAGTTTCGAACATCCCTCATTTTAATAACTCAACCATTAGCAGCTGTGCCTTCGGCCGGCAAGGCTCTAAACTCTAGAATTTTCTCCCtgactctctcctcctctcttctTCTCTTTCCTCCGCTAAGACGTTTGGTAAAACCTTAACCAAAACCTGAGCCTccgaaggtgtgcgggttaggttgattg of Mustelus asterias chromosome 26, sMusAst1.hap1.1, whole genome shotgun sequence contains these proteins:
- the LOC144479477 gene encoding cathepsin L2-like; translation: MKASFFSTCLAVSFLAVASVHTHDPTLDDAWLNWKSFHNKDYTEDEGNYRRMVWEKNLKLIELHNLEHSMGKHTFQMGMNHFGDLTSEEFNQFMNQLHLHEMKNSTRKEEPASARPKPSRIPQSIDWRSKGYVTDVKNQRHCGSCWAFSAVGALEGQTYKKTGKLISLSEQNLVDCSNSEGNHGCNGGLMGNAFNYVQSNGGIDTEVYYPYTATEGTCKYNPRYSATTCHGYRFATGGNEVELAEAVATIGPISVAIDAKQLSFQFYRSGVYYEPKCNNVEPNHGVLTVGYGSENGKNYWIVKNSFGKWWGDKGYIKMAKDENNNCGIANYAVYPLV